In Papaver somniferum cultivar HN1 unplaced genomic scaffold, ASM357369v1 unplaced-scaffold_114, whole genome shotgun sequence, a genomic segment contains:
- the LOC113328954 gene encoding root phototropism protein 3-like, translating to MKKAAIPESIVITNTSPTKYTRKFWFDDACIVDMDHFIKNLYTVKEKGVRPDFISSLIANDASKWFPDLSTEEPIRSPPTLTGSPESVTSLWMKKKIFVETLVGILPPEKNSVPCDFLLRLLRTANMVGVEMNYRYELEKRISLQLDQATLKELMIPAFDHTCATLLDVELVRRLVHRFLNLDSASKSRTSLVKVARLIDAYLAETALESNLTVSEFISLAGALPNHARIADDRLYQAIDTYLKVHPSVSKQERKILYRVINNQKLSPEASCHAAQNERLPVRAITQLLYSEQRKLNRQFDLSGSCKGLRSPNPPPPKPLVHCHSKRNMENQYMEIRRLREDVRMLQNRCNSMQGEIERLSQKKKMIFKWKKLGVPLFQSVSAVGRIEDGETEDKFEVDQQQTPVSMKTKLVNFFVKSPGSPFMA from the exons ATGAAGAAGGCTGCAATACCTGAATCCATAGTCATCACTAATACATCCCCTACCAAATACACGAGAAAATTTTGGTTTGACGATGCATGTATTGTTGATATGGATCACTTCATTAAAAACCTTTACACTGTTAAAGAGAAAGGAGTTAGACCTGATTTCATTTCATCCCTTATCGCAAATGATGCATCAAAATGGTTCCCTGATCTTTCCACCGAAGAACCCATCAGAAGTCCTCCAACTTTGACAGGTTCACCTGAGAGTGTTACAAGTTTGTggatgaagaaaaaaatcttTGTTGAGACTTTAGTGGGAATACTTCCTCCCGAGAAAAATTCCGTACCTTGTGACTTCTTACTCAGGCTACTCCGAACAGCAAATATGGTTGGAGTTGAGATGAACTATCGATATGAACTTGAGAAAAGGATTTCATTGCAACTCGATCAAGCTACTCTAAAAGAGTTAATGATACCTGCTTTTGATCATACCTGTGCGACTTTGCTAGATGTTGAACTTGTTCGCCGTTTGGTGCACAGGTTTCTCAACCTGGATAGTGCATCGAAGAGCCGCACTTCTCTGGTTAAGGTTGCGAGACTGATCGATGCTTACCTTGCAGAAACTGCTCTGGAATCAAATTTGACAGTGTCGGAGTTCATTTCACTTGCCGGAGCTCTTCCTAATCATGCCCGTATAGCAGATGACAGGTTGTACCAAGCCATCGACACCTACCTCAAA GTGCATCCAAGCGTGTCGAAACAAGAAAGGAAAATTCTGTATAGGGTGATCAACAACCAGAAACTCTCGCCTGAAGCGTCATGCCATGCTGCACAAAACGAGCGGTTACCTGTGCGTGCAATAACTCAACTTCTGTACTCTGAACAAAGAAAGCTCAACCGTCAATTTGATTTGAGTGGTTCATGCAAAGGACTTCGAAGTCCAAACCCTCCTCCTCCTAAGCCTCTGGTACATTGTCATTCAAAACGCAACATGGAAAATCAATATATGGAGATAAGGAGGTTACGTGAAGATGTTCGTATGCTTCAGAATCGGTGCAACTCCATGCAAGGTGAGATAGAAAGACTCTCtcagaaaaagaaaatgattttcAAATGGAAAAAACTAGGAGTTCCTTTATTTCAATCTGTTAGTGCGGTGGGGAGGATCGAAGACGGCGAAACAGAAGACAAATTCGAGGTGGATCAGCAGCAAACACCAGTCAGTATGAAAACAAAGCTTGTGAACTTCTTCGTTAAGAGTCCTGGGTCGCCGTTTATGGCATAA